The Rhodopirellula bahusiensis genome window below encodes:
- a CDS encoding sulfatase — MLATLFLCIAIHATSANAEPQAKPSQPNVLFIAVDDLASTLGCYGDVVAKTPNIDRLAAMGTCFRRAYNQLPLCNPTRASVMTGLRPDQIKVYDLDRHFRDEVPNVVTLSQAFQQAGYFAARVGKIYHYNVPASIGTDGFDDPPSWNQTVNPKGRDKDEEHLIFNAEPHRKISGALSWFAADGEDKEQTDGMIATEAIRIMREKKDEPFFLGVGFFRPHTPYVAPKKYFDMYPLESLRLPYAPAGDREDIPTAAFAHNCPVPNYGLDEPTLLKATQAYYACVSFVDAQVGRLLAALEDLELADNTIVVFWSDHGYHLGEHNGVWQKRTLFEEGAQSPLIIRDPSQTGHGSCNRIVEFVDIYPTLTDLAGIESPSGLAGRSLKPLLNDPVAQWNGTAITQVLRPADDRLPEQVMGCSIRTHRYRYTEWAEGRHGVELYDHQSDPNEFENLAEDSDERALAVIRRLRPLLRAKASGEIPTVPVNPARL; from the coding sequence ATGCTCGCAACACTCTTCCTATGCATTGCCATACACGCAACTTCGGCCAACGCAGAACCTCAGGCGAAGCCTTCCCAACCCAACGTGCTGTTCATCGCCGTCGACGACTTGGCATCGACGCTGGGTTGCTACGGCGATGTGGTAGCCAAGACACCCAACATCGACCGATTGGCGGCGATGGGAACCTGTTTCCGCCGAGCGTACAACCAACTGCCGCTTTGCAATCCCACGCGAGCGTCGGTGATGACCGGACTGCGTCCCGATCAAATCAAAGTCTACGACCTCGACCGACATTTTCGCGATGAAGTTCCGAACGTCGTCACGTTGTCGCAAGCATTCCAGCAGGCCGGTTACTTCGCCGCTCGAGTCGGCAAGATCTATCACTACAACGTGCCGGCCTCGATCGGAACGGACGGCTTTGATGACCCGCCATCGTGGAACCAAACGGTCAATCCGAAGGGGCGTGACAAGGACGAAGAACACCTCATCTTCAATGCCGAACCGCACCGGAAGATCAGTGGTGCACTCAGTTGGTTTGCGGCTGATGGCGAAGACAAAGAACAGACCGATGGCATGATCGCGACGGAAGCTATCCGCATCATGCGAGAAAAGAAAGACGAACCATTCTTCTTGGGTGTCGGTTTCTTTCGACCACACACGCCCTATGTCGCACCGAAAAAGTACTTCGACATGTACCCGCTGGAGTCATTGCGATTGCCGTACGCTCCCGCTGGTGATCGCGAAGACATTCCCACGGCGGCGTTCGCTCACAATTGTCCGGTTCCCAACTATGGCCTCGATGAACCAACGCTGTTAAAAGCGACCCAGGCTTACTACGCGTGCGTTTCGTTTGTCGACGCTCAAGTCGGACGCTTGCTCGCGGCTCTCGAGGATTTGGAACTGGCCGACAACACAATCGTGGTTTTCTGGAGCGATCACGGTTACCACCTTGGGGAACACAACGGAGTCTGGCAGAAGCGAACGCTGTTCGAAGAAGGAGCCCAATCACCGCTGATCATTCGCGATCCATCGCAAACGGGACACGGGTCCTGCAATCGGATTGTCGAGTTCGTGGACATCTACCCGACGCTCACCGATTTGGCGGGGATTGAGTCACCGAGCGGATTGGCCGGTCGCAGCTTGAAACCTTTGCTGAACGATCCGGTCGCCCAGTGGAACGGCACGGCGATCACGCAGGTCTTGCGTCCCGCGGACGATCGATTGCCCGAGCAAGTGATGGGATGCAGCATTCGCACGCATCGCTACCGATACACCGAGTGGGCTGAAGGCCGGCACGGGGTCGAGCTGTACGACCACCAAAGCGATCCGAACGAATTCGAGAACCTGGCCGAGGATTCGGATGAGCGGGCCCTTGCCGTCATCCGGCGATTGCGTCCGTTGCTGCGAGCCAAAGCGTCGGGTGAGATCCCGACGGTTCCGGTCAATCCGGCTCGGTTGTAG